In Geoalkalibacter sp., a genomic segment contains:
- a CDS encoding sigma-54-dependent transcriptional regulator, protein MGRHKILVVDDEHLIRWSLEQNLSKQGYDVLTAGSGEDALRLIRDETPDLVLLDIQLPGINGLEVLEKAKESNEDLIVIMITALGVLETAVKAMRMGAYDYIGKPFNLDELAITIKKALETGELRREVAHLRSEQSRRFGAGNLIGDSRHMQNLLSMIRKVAQSDASTVLIQGESGTGKELVAKAIHFESARADKPFMAINCAAVPETLLESELLGHERGAFTDAKVQKKGLFELADGGTIFLDEIGDMAMGMQAKLLRVLEERSFRRVGGSKDISVDVRIISATNRDLLAAIADKSFRNDLYYRLQVIPLFLPSLRERKEDILPLTYHFINHFNREFGKNVKGISKMAEKFLLEYSWPGNIRELRNVIERAIILENDETLLLEHLPQEIVGKAAVVSSGPLSFQIPPEGIDIEEVERELIRQSLELTDGNQSKAAKKLNLGIDAFRYRMKKFGFL, encoded by the coding sequence GTGGGCAGGCATAAAATTCTGGTCGTTGACGACGAGCATCTGATCCGCTGGTCGTTGGAGCAAAATCTCAGCAAGCAGGGCTACGATGTCCTGACCGCCGGCTCGGGGGAGGACGCCCTGCGCCTGATCCGCGACGAGACGCCCGATCTGGTGCTGCTCGACATCCAACTGCCCGGCATCAACGGCCTGGAAGTGCTGGAAAAAGCCAAGGAGAGCAACGAGGATCTGATCGTCATCATGATCACCGCCCTCGGTGTTCTGGAAACGGCGGTCAAGGCCATGCGCATGGGCGCCTACGATTACATCGGCAAGCCCTTCAATCTCGATGAGCTGGCCATAACCATCAAAAAGGCCCTGGAGACCGGGGAACTGCGCCGCGAGGTCGCGCATCTGCGCTCCGAGCAGTCGCGGCGCTTCGGCGCCGGCAACCTCATCGGCGACAGCCGGCACATGCAGAATCTTCTCAGCATGATCCGCAAGGTCGCCCAGAGCGATGCGAGCACGGTGCTGATCCAGGGCGAGAGCGGCACCGGCAAGGAACTGGTCGCCAAGGCGATTCACTTTGAAAGCGCGCGCGCCGACAAGCCCTTCATGGCCATCAACTGCGCGGCGGTGCCCGAGACCCTGCTGGAGAGCGAACTGCTCGGCCATGAACGGGGCGCCTTCACCGACGCCAAGGTGCAGAAAAAGGGCTTGTTCGAACTGGCCGACGGCGGCACCATCTTTCTCGACGAAATCGGCGACATGGCCATGGGCATGCAGGCCAAGCTGCTGCGCGTGCTCGAGGAGCGCTCCTTTCGCCGGGTCGGCGGCTCCAAGGACATCAGCGTCGATGTTCGCATCATCTCGGCGACCAACCGGGATCTGCTCGCGGCCATCGCCGACAAATCCTTCCGCAACGACCTCTACTACCGCCTGCAGGTCATCCCCCTGTTTCTGCCGTCCCTGCGCGAGCGCAAGGAGGATATCCTGCCCCTGACCTACCACTTCATCAATCATTTCAACCGCGAGTTCGGCAAGAACGTCAAGGGCATCTCCAAGATGGCCGAGAAGTTTCTTCTCGAATACAGCTGGCCGGGCAACATCCGCGAGTTGCGCAACGTGATCGAGCGCGCCATCATCCTCGAAAACGACGAAACCCTGCTGCTGGAGCATCTGCCCCAGGAGATCGTCGGCAAGGCGGCGGTGGTGAGCAGCGGACCGCTGAGCTTCCAGATTCCCCCCGAGGGCATCGACATCGAGGAGGTTGAGCGTGAGCTGATCCGTCAGTCCCTGGAGCTGACCGACGGCAACCAGTCCAAGGCGGCGAAAAAGCTCAACCTCGGCATCGACGCCTTTCGCTATCGCATGAAGAAATTCGGTTTTCTCTGA
- a CDS encoding carboxypeptidase-like regulatory domain-containing protein yields MKTLLISLLVVAFCSSPLSAEPPELGKVSGRLQHEGTDSYQGVASLWDLSLGKVPDPRRYIVIPSATAVLEADGRFELRAPPGTYYVGAVLRTTPGPPVGPPRPGDLVFMSPDAEGGHLKVEVRSGETTDVGVRSGGWVYEGFAGETELAVEGTIRDLAGEPVAGLLVFAFADPGMSQQPVGVSERTDAQGRYLLRLGRAQTVYLRARESYGGGPLAGGGYVGVYGGAEPQALEVPDKGRVSGIDIEVLKLPPAGTDERRSMRPEQPPEGMGKE; encoded by the coding sequence GTGAAAACCCTTCTTATTTCCCTTCTCGTTGTTGCCTTCTGTTCATCCCCTTTGAGCGCCGAGCCCCCCGAATTGGGCAAGGTCAGCGGTCGCCTCCAGCACGAGGGCACCGACAGCTATCAGGGCGTGGCCTCCTTGTGGGATCTTTCCTTGGGCAAGGTGCCCGATCCGCGCCGCTACATCGTCATCCCCAGCGCCACGGCGGTGCTTGAGGCCGACGGCCGCTTCGAACTGCGCGCGCCGCCTGGAACCTATTACGTCGGCGCCGTGCTGCGCACTACTCCCGGTCCGCCCGTGGGTCCGCCGCGCCCGGGCGATCTGGTGTTCATGAGTCCCGATGCCGAAGGGGGCCATCTCAAAGTCGAGGTGCGCTCCGGGGAAACCACCGATGTCGGGGTGCGCTCCGGGGGTTGGGTCTACGAGGGTTTTGCCGGGGAAACGGAGCTGGCCGTCGAAGGGACGATCCGTGATCTGGCGGGCGAGCCGGTGGCCGGTCTGCTGGTGTTTGCCTTCGCCGACCCGGGCATGTCGCAGCAGCCCGTCGGGGTGTCGGAGCGCACCGATGCCCAGGGTCGCTACCTGCTGCGTCTGGGCCGCGCCCAGACGGTGTACCTGCGGGCGCGGGAATCCTACGGCGGCGGCCCCCTGGCCGGCGGAGGCTATGTCGGCGTCTACGGCGGCGCCGAGCCGCAAGCGCTGGAAGTGCCGGACAAGGGGCGGGTGTCGGGCATCGACATCGAGGTTCTCAAGCTGCCTCCCGCGGGCACCGATGAGCGTCGCTCCATGCGGCCGGAACAGCCGCCGGAGGGGATGGGCAAGGAATAA
- a CDS encoding YggS family pyridoxal phosphate-dependent enzyme has translation MTLAANLSSIRAEIAAACRRVERDPRAVRLVAVSKTKPASLIDEAFAAGQRLFGESYVQEFLDKADAVRNPVDWHFIGHLQSNKVKYLRGRIAMIHSVDRLSLAEEIDRQWGRLGRSVEVLVQVNLGEEDSKSGVAENQATELVRALAALPHLRVRGLMCLPPFFADAEEVRPFFRRLRALAAAISALGLPGVAMDELSMGMSHDFAVAVEEGATLVRIGTAIFGERG, from the coding sequence ATGACCCTTGCCGCCAATCTCTCCAGCATTCGCGCCGAAATCGCCGCCGCCTGCCGCCGCGTTGAACGCGACCCACGGGCGGTTCGCCTGGTCGCCGTATCCAAGACCAAGCCCGCCTCTCTCATCGATGAAGCCTTCGCCGCCGGACAGCGGCTGTTCGGCGAGAGCTACGTGCAGGAATTCCTCGACAAGGCCGACGCCGTGCGCAATCCGGTGGACTGGCATTTCATCGGTCATCTGCAAAGCAACAAGGTCAAATACCTGCGCGGCCGCATCGCCATGATCCACAGCGTCGATCGGCTGTCCCTCGCCGAGGAAATCGACCGTCAATGGGGGCGCCTCGGCCGAAGCGTCGAGGTCCTGGTGCAGGTCAACCTCGGCGAGGAAGACAGCAAATCGGGCGTGGCGGAGAACCAGGCCACCGAACTGGTGCGCGCCCTGGCCGCCCTGCCCCATCTGCGGGTGCGGGGGCTGATGTGCCTGCCGCCCTTTTTCGCTGATGCCGAGGAGGTTCGGCCTTTTTTTCGCCGCTTGCGCGCACTGGCCGCCGCCATCTCGGCCCTGGGCCTTCCTGGCGTGGCCATGGACGAACTCTCCATGGGCATGAGCCATGATTTCGCCGTGGCCGTCGAGGAGGGCGCCACCCTGGTGCGCATCGGCACGGCAATTTTTGGCGAACGCGGCTGA
- a CDS encoding sodium-dependent transporter, with translation MTQPEPRSLWASRLGFILAAAGSAVGLGNIWKFPYVVGQNGGGAFVLVYLVCILLIGLPIMMAEFMIGRHTRRDAVGAFIQLQGKRSPWTAAGWISVGAAFLILSYYSVVAGWTLDYVLRALRGGFSGLPAGEIEGLFDGLIADGPRQILWHLVFILLCLGIVIGGVQKGIERWSKILMPVLFALLVLLFMNGMLSPGAWEGITFMFRPDFHKLTPGAVLEAMGHAFFTLSLGMAAMITYGSYLRRNEDLLGSSLRIVGLDTLIAVMAGLAIFPIVFSVGMEPGAGPGLIFKTIPVVFSQLPGGYVLAILFFLLLSFAALTSAISLLEAQVAYLIDERGWGRKRSTSFLAGLAFVVGLPTALSYNSLAEWTLIGERSFFDSADLLASNYLLPLSGLLISIYVGWFWSGSEEKEELVAGGSGWVYPLWHFLIRFVSPAAIAVVLFYKMRETGLFTWLAGLF, from the coding sequence ATGACCCAGCCTGAACCGCGCTCCCTGTGGGCCTCTCGCCTCGGCTTCATTCTCGCCGCCGCCGGCAGCGCCGTCGGTCTTGGTAATATCTGGAAATTCCCCTACGTCGTCGGCCAGAACGGCGGCGGCGCCTTCGTTCTGGTCTATCTGGTGTGCATCCTGCTCATCGGCCTGCCCATCATGATGGCCGAGTTCATGATCGGTCGCCACACCCGCCGCGACGCCGTGGGCGCCTTCATTCAGCTGCAAGGCAAACGCTCGCCCTGGACGGCAGCGGGCTGGATCAGTGTCGGCGCCGCCTTTCTGATTCTCTCCTACTATTCCGTGGTGGCCGGCTGGACGCTGGATTACGTGCTGCGCGCCCTGCGCGGCGGCTTCAGCGGCTTGCCCGCCGGAGAAATTGAAGGGCTCTTCGACGGCCTGATCGCCGACGGGCCGCGGCAGATCCTCTGGCATCTGGTCTTCATCCTGCTGTGTCTGGGCATCGTCATCGGCGGGGTGCAAAAAGGCATCGAGCGCTGGAGCAAGATCCTCATGCCGGTGCTCTTCGCCCTGCTGGTGCTGCTGTTCATGAACGGCATGCTCAGCCCCGGCGCCTGGGAGGGCATCACCTTCATGTTCCGCCCCGATTTCCACAAGCTCACCCCCGGCGCGGTGCTCGAAGCCATGGGCCACGCCTTCTTCACCCTGTCCCTGGGCATGGCGGCCATGATCACCTACGGCTCCTACCTCAGGCGCAACGAGGATCTGCTCGGCTCGAGCCTGCGCATCGTCGGGCTCGATACCCTCATCGCGGTCATGGCGGGCCTGGCCATCTTTCCCATCGTCTTTTCCGTGGGCATGGAGCCCGGGGCAGGCCCGGGGCTGATTTTCAAGACCATTCCCGTGGTGTTCTCCCAGTTGCCCGGCGGCTACGTGCTCGCCATCCTGTTTTTCCTGCTGCTCTCCTTCGCCGCCCTGACCAGCGCCATTTCCCTGCTGGAGGCGCAGGTCGCCTATCTCATCGACGAGCGCGGCTGGGGCCGCAAGCGCTCCACCAGCTTTCTCGCCGGGCTGGCCTTTGTCGTCGGCCTGCCCACGGCCCTGTCCTACAACTCCCTGGCCGAGTGGACGCTGATCGGTGAGCGCAGCTTTTTCGATTCCGCCGATCTGCTGGCGTCCAATTACCTGCTGCCCCTCAGCGGCCTGCTGATTTCCATCTACGTCGGCTGGTTCTGGAGCGGCAGCGAGGAAAAGGAGGAACTGGTGGCGGGCGGCTCGGGCTGGGTCTATCCCCTCTGGCATTTTCTGATCCGCTTTGTTTCCCCGGCGGCCATCGCGGTCGTGCTGTTCTACAAAATGCGCGAGACGGGGCTCTTCACCTGGCTTGCAGGGCTATTCTGA
- a CDS encoding HAD family hydrolase — translation MTPDTFLLDLDGTLVDSVADLGTAVNALRRELSLPDLTLAQVREYVGDGARLLVSRALPPGAFSDAHLERFLSLYEHHLLDQTRPYPGIVDFLQRHPPAKLAVVTNKPWRLSRELLDGLGLTHHFAVLVGGDSCATKKPDPAPLLEALRRLGAVPEQAVMIGDHHTDLYAGRAAGTAICFCAWGLGHDDGLAPDFHAERPADLLRLFPGAGA, via the coding sequence ATGACACCGGACACCTTTCTCCTAGACCTCGACGGCACCCTGGTCGATTCCGTCGCCGATCTGGGCACCGCCGTCAACGCCCTGCGCCGCGAGCTCTCCCTGCCCGACCTCACCCTGGCGCAAGTGCGGGAGTACGTCGGCGACGGGGCGCGCCTGCTGGTCAGCCGGGCCCTGCCGCCCGGCGCTTTCAGCGACGCCCATCTGGAGCGCTTTCTGAGCCTTTATGAGCACCACCTTCTCGACCAGACTCGCCCCTATCCGGGCATTGTCGATTTTTTGCAGCGCCACCCACCGGCAAAACTGGCGGTGGTCACCAACAAACCCTGGCGCCTGAGCCGCGAGTTGCTTGACGGACTGGGGCTCACCCATCACTTCGCGGTGCTGGTCGGCGGCGACAGCTGCGCGACCAAGAAGCCCGATCCCGCGCCCCTGCTTGAAGCGCTGCGCCGGCTCGGCGCCGTCCCCGAACAGGCGGTGATGATCGGCGACCACCATACCGATCTCTACGCGGGACGCGCCGCCGGTACGGCGATCTGCTTCTGCGCCTGGGGCCTGGGGCACGACGACGGCCTGGCGCCGGATTTTCACGCCGAACGACCGGCGGATCTGCTGCGTCTGTTTCCCGGGGCCGGCGCGTGA
- a CDS encoding nucleotidyltransferase family protein, producing MDPFIEQHREAIKKLAAERGAVRVGLFGSLARDEGGPQSDIDLLVDLEEGRSALALGGLLMDLQERLGRRVDVVTPAALHPRIREKVLEQAVDL from the coding sequence ATGGACCCGTTTATCGAACAACATCGGGAAGCGATCAAAAAACTGGCGGCCGAGCGGGGTGCCGTGCGGGTAGGTCTCTTCGGCTCGCTGGCCCGAGACGAGGGAGGGCCGCAAAGCGACATCGATCTGCTCGTCGATCTTGAGGAAGGGCGTTCGGCTCTGGCCCTGGGCGGGCTACTGATGGACCTTCAGGAACGGCTCGGTCGAAGGGTCGACGTGGTCACGCCCGCGGCGCTGCATCCCCGGATCCGCGAGAAGGTGCTTGAACAGGCGGTGGATCTATGA
- a CDS encoding Maf family protein: MVLASASPRRRDLLAGLGLRFRIQPSGVEETPLAGEEPRPHVIRLSEAKALDVAARAEPGERWFLGSDTIVVQDGLLLGKPADDREAAVMLRALSGRRHEVHSGFALHDRHSGRTLSGAVLTRVLFRELTEAEIAGYIASGEPRDKAGSYAIQGLGAYMVRAIEGSYTSVVGLPLSEVIDALLAQGAILPAS; the protein is encoded by the coding sequence CTGGTACTCGCCTCGGCCTCGCCCCGCCGCCGCGATCTGCTGGCCGGCCTCGGCCTGCGCTTTCGCATCCAACCCAGCGGGGTCGAGGAAACGCCTCTGGCCGGCGAGGAGCCGCGCCCCCACGTGATCCGCCTGAGCGAGGCCAAGGCACTGGATGTCGCCGCGCGTGCCGAGCCCGGCGAGCGCTGGTTTCTCGGCAGCGACACCATCGTCGTGCAGGACGGTCTGCTCCTCGGCAAACCCGCCGACGACCGGGAAGCCGCCGTCATGCTGCGCGCCCTGTCGGGACGCCGACACGAAGTCCATTCGGGATTTGCCTTGCACGACCGCCACAGCGGGCGCACCCTGAGCGGCGCGGTGCTCACCCGGGTGCTTTTCCGAGAGTTGACAGAGGCGGAGATCGCGGGGTACATTGCCAGCGGTGAACCGCGCGACAAGGCCGGTTCCTACGCCATTCAGGGGCTGGGCGCCTACATGGTGCGCGCCATCGAAGGCAGCTACACCAGCGTGGTGGGACTGCCCCTGAGCGAAGTGATCGACGCGCTCCTCGCGCAGGGGGCGATCCTTCCCGCATCCTGA
- a CDS encoding FG-GAP-like repeat-containing protein, which yields MQGAKQAGWILLAISLMVGVIWQGTAAANATAPVFKSLGRLSEGLAVPTDLAMDGRGILYVAEPRSKTIARFDKYGRSLPALGPLSLAASCVAVNSEGSIVYAGGGNAVLRIDAASGEVLGHVGSGPGEFGQAYNLAVDSQGYLYVADGQAMTISVYTPGGGLHFRFGSPGTGAAQFANLAALALNWSGDEIYVADNFAQGTTVVPKIRVFNKSGSLVRNLLITNGFGSTPMSHFAGMAFDDKGRGYFLDSLRNEIRVLRLPTTYLSMYKQVGYGAGQLVGPSKAVYDAEHKRLFVLCPDGRIEILGIDGGANPVRVNQVPTVPAALSPIGGSEVATLSPTLEFRNAQDPDGDALTYDLQVLRGQDLVSDLARIGEGAQTTRVNLPAALEENAGYQWRVRAFDGESHSDWSSAETFYVNAEEEPPGVPGILSPAAGEMLEGDGLLSWTEVSDPDPFDQVHYWLEISAEPSFDAPLISTALIETEARLDALPGYEALEQGRTYLWRVSGVDNHGLASAPSETGAFVYGATILQVDSNPPGARVYLGGNHAYPGRLIGRTPLVLRDFPVGNYALVVAQDGFEPQVGSLVVEVGRATAHYAELKPHYIPENFVMKSLGLVLPQGGGAPFLVDVDGDGRLDLLAGDQSGRVLLYRGLGAAGEPLAFAPAWALALPLVPGAAPFVVDWNNDDRMDLLIGGLDGSVRLFLNQGAPGEPSFIDSGYLETPGGPINLGGPAVPFVADLDGNGSKDLLVGAADGRVLAYLNQGGDAAPQLGVGQPYFTLAGARSPFLVDLTGDGRRELLVAHDGEVLALVRGADGWQPSGLVLSGPDGPRKGLALGLAKQEERAAEKGNKKDKQAKKAGASMPDIHRFFPIDLDARGGKDILFVDENGDLRLLESQGKALAPAFWSTLANVVHGLSAQIDDQQRAKAALLDGALRAANLAQARRLAEELTDDLAAQPDLAFILGEMHALLLRVE from the coding sequence ATGCAAGGAGCCAAACAAGCAGGCTGGATCTTGCTCGCCATTTCGCTGATGGTTGGTGTGATATGGCAGGGCACGGCGGCGGCCAACGCCACGGCGCCCGTCTTCAAATCCCTGGGCCGCCTCAGCGAGGGCCTGGCCGTGCCGACCGATCTCGCCATGGACGGCCGGGGCATTCTTTATGTGGCCGAGCCGCGCTCCAAGACCATCGCGCGATTCGATAAATACGGCCGCAGCCTGCCGGCCTTGGGTCCCCTGTCCCTGGCGGCGAGTTGCGTCGCGGTCAACTCCGAGGGCTCGATTGTCTACGCGGGCGGCGGTAACGCGGTGCTGCGCATCGACGCGGCAAGCGGCGAGGTGCTCGGGCATGTCGGCAGCGGTCCCGGTGAGTTCGGCCAGGCCTACAATCTGGCGGTGGACTCCCAGGGTTATCTGTATGTGGCCGACGGCCAGGCCATGACCATCAGTGTCTACACGCCGGGGGGCGGCCTGCATTTTCGCTTCGGCTCTCCCGGCACGGGGGCCGCCCAGTTCGCCAACTTGGCCGCCCTGGCGCTGAACTGGAGCGGTGATGAGATTTACGTGGCCGACAATTTCGCCCAGGGCACCACGGTCGTGCCCAAGATCCGCGTATTCAACAAATCGGGATCGCTGGTGCGGAATCTCTTGATCACCAACGGCTTCGGCAGCACCCCCATGTCCCATTTCGCCGGCATGGCTTTCGATGACAAGGGACGCGGCTATTTTCTGGATTCCCTGCGCAACGAAATCCGTGTCCTGCGTCTGCCCACCACCTATCTTTCCATGTACAAGCAGGTCGGTTACGGGGCGGGCCAACTCGTGGGGCCGTCCAAGGCGGTGTACGACGCCGAGCACAAACGCCTGTTCGTGCTCTGCCCCGACGGGCGCATCGAAATTCTCGGCATCGACGGCGGCGCCAACCCCGTGCGAGTCAACCAGGTTCCGACGGTGCCGGCGGCGCTGTCGCCCATCGGCGGCAGCGAAGTCGCCACCCTGTCGCCGACCCTGGAGTTTCGCAATGCCCAGGATCCCGACGGCGATGCCCTCACCTATGATCTGCAGGTGTTGCGCGGGCAAGATCTGGTGAGCGATCTGGCGCGGATCGGCGAAGGCGCGCAAACCACCCGGGTCAACCTGCCCGCGGCCCTTGAGGAAAACGCCGGCTATCAGTGGCGGGTGCGCGCCTTTGACGGCGAAAGCCACAGCGACTGGAGCAGCGCCGAAACCTTTTATGTCAATGCCGAGGAAGAGCCCCCCGGAGTACCCGGCATCCTGAGTCCCGCCGCGGGTGAGATGCTGGAGGGCGACGGCCTGTTGTCCTGGACCGAGGTGAGTGATCCCGATCCCTTTGACCAGGTTCATTATTGGCTGGAAATTTCCGCGGAGCCAAGCTTCGATGCCCCCTTGATCAGCACGGCGCTCATCGAAACCGAGGCGCGCCTTGATGCGTTGCCCGGCTATGAGGCCTTGGAGCAGGGCCGCACTTATTTGTGGCGGGTGAGCGGGGTCGACAACCACGGCCTGGCCTCGGCCCCCAGCGAGACGGGGGCTTTTGTTTATGGCGCGACGATCTTGCAGGTCGACAGCAATCCGCCCGGCGCGCGGGTCTATCTGGGCGGCAATCATGCCTATCCGGGGCGCTTGATCGGGCGGACGCCGCTTGTGCTGAGGGATTTTCCCGTGGGCAACTATGCCCTGGTGGTCGCCCAGGACGGTTTTGAGCCCCAGGTCGGTTCCCTGGTGGTGGAGGTCGGCCGCGCCACGGCGCATTACGCCGAGCTCAAGCCCCACTACATCCCCGAAAATTTCGTTATGAAATCCCTGGGCCTGGTGTTGCCTCAGGGTGGCGGTGCCCCCTTCCTGGTCGATGTCGACGGTGACGGTCGCCTTGATCTGCTGGCGGGCGACCAGAGCGGCCGCGTGCTGCTCTATCGCGGGCTGGGCGCGGCGGGTGAACCCCTCGCCTTTGCTCCCGCGTGGGCCCTGGCGCTGCCGCTGGTGCCCGGGGCGGCGCCTTTCGTGGTCGACTGGAACAACGACGACCGAATGGATCTGCTCATCGGCGGCCTCGACGGCAGCGTGCGCCTGTTTCTCAACCAGGGCGCGCCCGGTGAGCCGAGTTTCATCGACAGCGGTTATCTGGAGACGCCCGGCGGCCCGATCAACCTGGGTGGTCCGGCGGTCCCCTTCGTCGCCGATCTGGACGGCAACGGCAGTAAGGATCTGCTGGTCGGCGCGGCCGACGGCCGGGTGCTGGCCTATCTCAACCAGGGCGGCGACGCTGCGCCGCAGTTGGGCGTCGGGCAGCCCTATTTCACCCTGGCCGGAGCGCGCAGTCCGTTTCTCGTTGATCTGACCGGCGATGGCCGCCGGGAGCTGTTGGTGGCGCACGACGGGGAGGTGCTCGCCCTTGTGCGCGGCGCCGACGGCTGGCAACCGAGCGGGCTTGTGCTGAGCGGGCCGGATGGGCCGCGCAAGGGCCTGGCCCTGGGGCTGGCCAAGCAGGAGGAGCGCGCTGCGGAGAAGGGCAATAAGAAGGACAAGCAGGCGAAAAAGGCCGGGGCTTCGATGCCCGACATCCATCGCTTTTTCCCCATCGATCTGGACGCGCGCGGCGGCAAGGACATCCTGTTCGTCGACGAAAACGGTGATCTGCGCCTGCTGGAATCCCAGGGCAAGGCGCTGGCGCCCGCCTTCTGGAGCACCCTCGCGAACGTCGTGCACGGGTTGAGCGCTCAGATCGACGACCAACAGCGCGCCAAGGCCGCCCTTCTGGACGGCGCTCTGCGAGCCGCCAATCTCGCCCAGGCACGCCGCCTCGCCGAGGAACTCACCGACGACCTCGCCGCCCAGCCCGATCTGGCCTTTATCCTGGGAGAAATGCACGCGCTGTTGTTGCGGGTGGAATAG
- a CDS encoding HepT-like ribonuclease domain-containing protein, whose product MHFPYLPGGRNDFFDSELARDAVVRNLQTLAESSQRLSDECKKNRPEIDWRAMSGFRNILVHGYLGLDLKLVWLVIENELPPLKKALEEMKKP is encoded by the coding sequence ATGCATTTCCCATATCTGCCCGGCGGACGAAACGATTTTTTCGACTCAGAACTGGCGCGGGACGCGGTGGTGAGAAATCTGCAAACCCTGGCGGAATCGAGCCAACGGCTCAGCGACGAATGCAAAAAAAATCGCCCGGAAATCGACTGGCGGGCAATGTCGGGCTTTCGCAATATCCTGGTCCACGGCTATCTCGGCCTGGATCTCAAGCTCGTCTGGCTGGTGATTGAAAACGAACTGCCGCCCTTGAAAAAAGCCCTTGAAGAGATGAAAAAACCCTGA